The Gemmatimonadaceae bacterium region GCGGTACTGAAAGTCGTCGCGGTCGAGACCGAATTTCCTGACCGCTTCGTCGCGCTGCTCGCGATCCCACCCATTGGTGCCAAGCACTCCGCCGACGTCGAAGAGCACCAACTCGACCGGCTCGCGTTGTCGCCGGAGGATCGCGTCGCTCATCCGACGAGCACCGCGCGAGCCGGCGCTCCGTCCAACCCGGCCAGTCTGAGCGGCAGGACGCGCAGGTCGTATCTGCCCGGCGGCGGCACGGAGAGGTCGAGTCCTTCCACGATGACGACGCCGCGGCCGAGCAGCGTGCGGTGCGTCATGTGGTGCCCGGAATGGAACTGCTCGATCGACATGTAATCGATGCCGACGAGCTTCACGCCGATTGAAACCAGATATTCGGCGCCATCAGGCGCCAGGTATGTATAGTCGCGGACGAAGTCGCGCTGTCTGATAAAACCAGAGTTGCGCGTCCGGATCAAAACGCGCTCCTGGCCGGTAAGATCGTGAGCGCGAAGAAGGCTCTCGGTCACGGCGGGCGCGTCGTCGGGCGCGGCGATCAGGATCGCGGGACCCATCAACACGTCCAGATGGACCGCGTCGACGGCGAGCCCGCCGTCGAAGATGTGTTTCTGCGCGTCGACGTGCGTTCCCGTGTGCGAGCCGAACGACAGCAACGAAACGTTCGAACTGGCTCCCTTGGAAATTTCCTGTTGGGGGGAGATCGCGATCTCGGGGTTGCCGGGGTACACGAGCCCCCCGCTCAGGATCGGCAGCGAGACGTCGTAGATGGTCGACATTGGAGCAATGAAAGGTGTCAAACCTGGCGGCGTCGCCCGGTCCGCTGAAAGGAATCAGTAAAGCCCCGATCCGCCACTGGCCCCGGCCCTATCATATCGTATGTATAGACGTATGCGCCGCTCTCCCCGACTGGTCGGCACGGTCGCCCTTTTGGTCCTCGCGCTCGTCGTATGCGCGGCGCTCACGTACCAAGCGTGGGACGCGGCGCGTTCGCAGCGCGCGATGGCGGAGCGGACTCTGCAGGACTACGCCAAGATCGCCGACTGGCAGTTGACGCAGCAGGCGAAAAACGCACTCCTCAAGCAGGTCGTCGCCTCGCTCATTCAGCAAGCGATGCGGCTCCAGCCGGACTCGCTCGAGCGCACGCTATACAGTCCGGCCGACGTCGGCGCCATCGCCCACGACATGATGATGGGCTGGTGCAACTGCCTCGACAGCGTTCGTTATTTCTTTCGGTACGACTGGAAGGACTCGACCTTCCGGACGACCGAGACGGACGTGTCGGACTCTGACCTCGCGCGCGTGCGCGACACGATGGTCGCGTACGTGAGCGACATGCCGCCGCTGCCGTCCGATCGCGGCGTCCTCAATTTCGTGACACCGAACGGACGCGCGATGCCGGGTGTCATGCTCACGAACGATTCGTACGTCATGTTGTTCGACGAGCACAACAAGCATTTGCAGCTCGTCGTCTTCGTCGTCGCGCGCGACGTCCGGCGCCGTCGCCCCGTGGAGCTGTACGGCTACGTCACCGAACCAAAGCCGTTCCTGGATCCCGTGTTCGAGGAGATTCGCGGCAAGCGCGGAAACGCGAGCTCGCTGCTGCCGGAAGCTCTCATTCACGATCTTCCGATCGATTCGATCCTGTCGATCTCGGTGACGACGGCGAAGGGGACGGAGGTGTACCACTCGCCCGGATGGATCGCGACGACCTACAGCGCCGCATCCACTGTCGATCCGAGCTTCGGACGGCTCAAGATGCGCGTGAGCCTGAACAAGGCCTTCGCGCCGCAGCTCGTCGTGGGCGGTCTGCCGGATTCGCGACTACCGATTCTCGTCGCGCTGTTCGTGCTCGCCGCGGGGTTGCTCACCGTCGCGGTCGTCCAGCTGCGGCGCCAGCAACAACTCGCGCGCCTCCGTACGGAGTTCGTCTCGGGTGTGTCGCACGAGCTTCGCACGCCGCTCGCCCAGATTCGTTGGTTCGCCGAGCTGCTCCACCTCGGCCGGCTCCGCACGGACGACGAGCGCGAGCGGTCGGCCGGGATCATCGATCAAGAAGCGCGGCGCTTGACGTATCTCGTCGAGAACGTGCTGAATTTCTCGCGCGCGGAAAAAGGAACGAACCGCGTGTCGCCGGAGCCGGCGGAGGTCGACCGCGAGATTCAGGAATCGCTCGATCTGTTCGCGCCCCTCGCGCGTTCGCGCGGCATGACGATCAACGCGGCGCTGGGGATCAATGCGTTGATGAGCGTGGACCGCAACGCGTTGCGTCAGATTCTGCTCAATCTGCTCGACAACGCGGCGAAGTATGGTCCGTCGGGACAGACGATCACCGTCGGCTCGCAGGTGGTCGGCGACCGTGCGCGCATCTGGGTCGAGGACGAAGGACCGGGCATTCCGCGCGACGATCGTGTCCGCGTCTGGGAGCCGTACGTCCGTCTCAACCGCGACGCGGAATCGTCGACGGGCGGCAGCGGCATCGGGTTGTCGGTGGTCCGTGAGCTCGTGCTGCTACACGGCGGCCGCACGCGTGTGGAGTCGGCGCCCGGCGGCGGCGCGCGCGTCGTCATCGAGCTGCCGCTCACCCAATCGGAACCGTCAGACTCCGCATCCCCCACATCTCCGTCGTCATCCGATCAATCGCAGCCTCCCCCTCCTCCAAACTCGCAACTTCAGGTGGTCCCATGACGTATGCTACCGTGGCAGAGAAACGGCCGTCGACGACGGACAGCATCACGGCCCAGCTCCCGACCCAAATGGCTCGAATTCTCATCGTCGAGGACAACGTCAACCTCGCCTACGGTCTTCGCACAGGTCTGGAGATCGAGGGGTACGACGTGCAGGTCGCCGAGAACGGTGAAACGGGGCTCGAGCGCGCGCGGTCGTGGGGACCGGATCTCGTCATGCTCGACCTGATGCTGCCGGGCATGGACGGCTACCGCGTGCTGAAGACGCTGCGCGAGAACGGTTCCGACGTGCCGGTGCTGATTCTCACCGCGCGCGGCGAAGAAGCCGACAAGGTGCTCGGCTTCCGGCTCGGCGCCGACGATTACGTGACGAAACCGTGCGGCGTGCTCGAGCTGCTCGCTCGCGTGGGCGCGCTACTGCGACGGTCGCGGTTCGCCGACCAGCGGTCACACACGACCGAGGCAATCGAGAAGTTCGGCGGCGTGGAGATCAATCCCGCCTCACGCACCGTGACGAAGAACGGCGCGCCGGTGGGGCTCAGCCCCAAGGAGTTCGACCTTCTCCTGGCCCTCGTCCGCCGCCGCGGCGCCGTCGCGTCTCGCGTCGAGCTGCTCCGTGAGGTGTGGGGGCACCGGGTCGAAGTGATGACGCGAACGGTGGACATCCACATCGCGGAACTGCGGCGGAAGATCGAAGACGATCCGTCGCAGCCGAGGCACATCCTTACAGTCTGGAAAGCGGGATACAGGCTCGAGGCGTGAGTTTTGAGATCTGAGAATTCAGATCGGTTGGTGGCTCGGTTGGCTAGGCCGGCATCTCGGAAAATGGAGCGAGCCTAGCCTCGAGCGTCAGCCTGGAGCAGGAGGTCCGAGCTTGACGGGCGGCGGGCGATCGGCGACAGATGCCGGTCGCCCGGTTTTTTTGCTCATGGCTCCTGCTCACAGCCGACGGTCGGAGCTGTGTTCGCGCAAACGGTATGTGCTGCTGAGTTGCCAGGCAGAAGCCGAACGGGCGGTCCGAAGGAGCGGGAGTGATCGGTGGCGTCGTACGCCGTTACTCGTCTAAGGCTTGCGGTGTCAGAACGCTCTTTGTACATCTTGAAGGTCAGGCAGCCTCTCCAATTCGAGGATCGGCATGAGCGAACCGATGTTTCGCCCGAGATCGGCGAGAGATCGTCGACGCGGGTTTCTCGATCTATCGAGCGCACTTCGCGACGCTTGCTGCGATTTGGATCGTGTTGCTCGGTCCGTTCGCCATCGTGGGGTTCCTCATCGGCGGGCCCTTCGGCGAGCTAATTTCGAACGCCTCCGGATTCGCGATGCCGCTTGCCGTCGGCGCCACGGTCGCCGTCGTCTCCGACGCGATGCACGACCGTGCAGTCAGTCTGGCGAGCGCCTTCGGTCAAACCTCGGGTCGATCGGGAACCCTCCTCGTCGTCTCGTTCGCACAGGGCATTCTCACATTCCTCGGCGCCCTCCTGCTGATCATACCGGGAGTCATCGTGTGGTGCTGGACGTTCGCCGCACCGATGACCGTCGTCGTCGAGCGCGTCAGCGGCACGTCGGAAGCGATCAGCCGTTCAAAGCAGCTCGCTCGAGGCCAGTTCTGGCACATTCTCGGTTCGCTGGCGATGTCGTGGCTCATCGTCTTCGTGCTGGTCATCGCCGGTGCGTTTGGCACCGGACTCATTGCTGGGCTCATTGGCTTGGGCGAACGGGTCCAGGAGCTCCTGTTCCAGTGGGTCCTCATCTTGGCGCTGCCCGTCACCGGCGCTACGAGCGGCGTACTCTATTTCGACCTTCGTGTCCGAAATGATGGCTATGACGTCGAGCGCCTAGCACAGACGCTCGACGAAAGCGTGGCGGCGCCCGTGAACACCTCGTGGGGTGAGGGGCGGCGTACATCGGAAGTGAGGAGCGGCGTCGCCGTCCTCGTCCCAGTTCTCCGCACGCCGTAACGGCTCCCTTTCCGGTCCGCGGCCTTGTGCCCCGCCGTTTCCGCCGAAAGGTTTTCGTGGTCTCCCTCCTCCTCGAAAACCGATGCGATTCAGAATCATCCCAGCCGCCGCCCTTCTTCTCGCTCCTGTCCCCGCCGTCGTTCACGCGCAGGAGCTCAAGGGCTCCGGTACCGTCGCCCTTCGCGCCGCTCGGCTGATCGACGGCACGGGCGCGGCCGCGATCACCAACGGCGTCGTGGTCGTCACCGACGACAAGATCGTCGCCGTCGGCAAGCAGGGGTCGGTCAACATCCCGGCCGGCGCGACGCTCGTCGACCTCGGCGACGTCACGCTGCTCCCCGGCTTCGTCGACGCGCACACGCACATCATCGGGCGTGAGCTCGCGGATCCGCAGGCCAACGACGCCGCGGTCAGGGACTACCAGGCGACCGGCGCGATCATCGGAGTCGCCAACGCGCAGAAGACGCTGCTCGGCGGGTTCACGACGATTCGCAACGTCGGCGCGCCGGACTTCGACGACATGGCGCTGCGCAAAGCGGTGAACGAAGGAAACGTCATCGGGCCGCGCATGCAGAACGCCGGACACGCCATCGGCATCACCGGCGGCCACTGCGACGAAAACGGCTTTCGTCCGGGCTTGATGGACGGCAACCCGATGCTCGGCGTGGCCGATGGCGCGGATCAGATCCGCGCCGCCGTGCGCTATCAGGCGAAATACGGCGCCGACGTCATCAAGATGTGCGCGACCGGCGGCGTGCTCTCCGAGGGCGACGCCGTCGGCGTGCAGCAGTACACCTACGAAGAGATGAAGGCGCTGGTGGACGAGGCGACGAAGCTCGAGCGCAAGGTCGCCGCGCACGCGCACGGCGCCGAAGGCATCAAGACCGCGGTGCGCGCGGGCGTCGCGTCGATCGAGCACGGTTCGTTTCTCGACGAAGAAGGCGCGCAGCTCATGAAGCAGCATGGCACCTACCTCGTGCCGACGCTGAGCGCGGGCGAGGCGGTGCTCAAGGCGGCCGACGCGGGCGTGCTCAAAGGACTGCGCGCGCAAAAGGCACGGGCCGCGGCCACGGCCATGAAGAACGGGGTCAAGATCGCCGTCAAAGACGGCGTCCCGATCGCGCTCGGCACCGACGCCGGCGTGGGCGCGCACGGCACCAACGGCCACGAGTTCACGTTGATGGTCGAATGGGGCGGCATGACGCCAATGCAATCCATTGTCGCTGGCACGATGAACGGCGCCAAGCTTCTCGGCTGGGACAAACAGATCGGATCGCTCGCGCCGGGAAAATGGGCCGACGTCGTCGCCGTCCCCGGCGATCCGCTCCAGGACATTCACGTCATGGAGAAGCCGGTATTCGTGATGAAGAATGGGTATGTGTACAAGAGCGCTGCCATTACTCCAGCGTTGCCGTAAGGGCCGCTCCGTCCGGTTTCTTCCCGCCGGCGCCAGGATCCCGGAAGAGGGGACGGGCCAAGCCGTGAGCGACAGCCTTCAGCAGCAGCTTTGAGCGCAGACTGCGAAGATGTCGTTAGCAGCTGCTCAAGGCTCCTGCTCGTCGCTGCTGCTCGAGGCTAGGCTCGGGTGTCCAGTCGCGATGCCGACCGGCTGCCGCGATTCTGAACGTCAATTCGTAGCTCAGCTCAGAACTCAGAGGACGAAGGGTATCAGTGACTTCACCTCGCGCCGGTACGCATCGTAGCTCTCGCCGAACGCCGCGTGCATCACCCGCTCCTCGAGCCTCGCCTTGTACCAGAACGACCCAAACGCGATCACGACCGCCAGCACGCCGGACCACTGCCCCCGCGCGAGCGCGCTGCCGGCAAGCGCGACGAGGATCCCGGTGTAGATCGGATTTCGCACCCACCGGTATGGCCCCGATCGCACCAGCTCATGATCTCGCTTGAGCGTGACCGACGCTGACCAATTGCGGCCGAGGTACACGCGAGCCCAGGTGGCGAACGCCAGTCCGACAACGACGAGCGCGACACCAACGACGTACGGCCACGTCGCGAGCGGAACGAAGCGCGCGTTGAGCGCCGGCCAGGGGATTCGGCGGCTGATGAGCAGCCACACTCCGATCCCGAGAGGCACCGTGTAGCTGAGTCGCGACCCGAGCGACTCGCGGCGCGCGGTCTGTTTGGTGTTTCGGGCGGCAAGCCACCACCCCGCCAGCCACGCGACCCACAGCGCTGGAATCAGATACGAACTGAAAAAAGCCATCGATCCGTCGAAAGGTGGACCACCAAACGACGGATCGATGGCGAGTGAGGTTTCGCCTACTCCGCGCGAATCGCGGCGATCGGGTCCACCTCGGCGGCGCGGCGAGCGGGGATCGCCGACGCCAACAGCGCGACGGCCGCGAGACCGAGCGGCACCGTCGTGAAGGTCAACAGATCGGCCGGTCCGACGCCGTAGAGCAGCGTCTCGAGCAGCCGGCTCGCGAACAACGCTCCGATCAACCCGACCGCCACGCCGCCCACCACGAGGGCGCCGCTCTGCCGCAAGACGAGCCGCACCACGTCCCCGGTGTTCGCGCCGAGCGCGATGCGCACGCCGAGCTCACGTGTTCGCTGCGTCACGGCATACGAGAGAACGCCGTACAAACCGATGCAGGCCAACACCAGCGAGAGCACGGCGAAGATGCTCAAGACCGCGCCGTGGAGTCTTTGACGCCAGAGCGAACGCCCGACGACCTCGTCGAACGTCTGAACCTCGGAAAGGGCGACGCGTGGATCGAGCTCGCGAACCACTCGGCGCAGCTCCGGAATGAGCGCGTGTGGGTCGCGGCTTCCAGTGCGAAGGACGATGGTCTGTCCGAGCGTCGGATATGCCGCGTACGCGTAGTACACAGCCGGTCCCATCGGCTCCGGCAATCGATAATGCCGAAAGTCACGCACGACGCCGACGACCGTGGCCACGGGATCGCGGTCGCCGCCAATAAGAACATGTTTACCGATCGGGTCCGCGCCGCCAAAACCGACCTTGACCATCTGCTCGTTCACCAGCACCGGCGGATGGAGCGAATCCCTATCTTGCGGCGTGAGCCAGCGGCCGCGAACGAGTCCAACGCCGATCGCCTTGAAGTAGTCCGAAGATACGTATTGATAGTGTGCGTCCAGTTCCTCACCGCGCTTTCGCGGGGGCATTCCCTCGATCCGTGCCCACGCTTGCAGATTCCAGCCGCTGAACGGAATTCCCTGCGCCGAGGCGGCGAACGTCACGCCGGGCAACGCACGCAGACGCGCGAGCAGACGATCGTAGAACTCGATCCGCTGCGCGCTCGTCGGATAATCCGGTTTCGCGAGGGCGATCCGCGCCGAAAGAATACCTTGCTCGTCGAAGCCGAGCGCCGTGCCCTCGAAGTTCTTGTAGCTGCGCAACAGCAGCATCGCTCCGACGGTCAGCACGACCGTCAGCGCGATCTCGAGCACGACCAACGAGCCGCGCACGCGTGACTGATGACCGTCCGAGCCTCGCCCCACTCCGCGCAGCACCGTGCCAAGATCGACTCGCGTACCACGGACGGCGGGAAGAATTCCGAACAGCACGCCTGTGAGCAGCGTGATGCCGGCGATGAACGCGAGCGAGGCCCCGTCGACCGTGAGAGAGATGTACGACGGAGGCGTTTGTCCCGGAAACGCGTACCGCAGCAACCTCACGCCCCACCAGGCGATCATCACGCCGAAGGCGCCGGCTACGATCGCCAACGCGAAACTCTCCGTCATCAACTGACGCGCGAGTCGTTGGCGCGACGCGCCGAGCGCCGTGCGCACGGCGATCTCACCGGACCGCGCGGCGCCGCGCGCGAGCAAAAGGTTCGCGACGTTGGCGCAGACGATGAGCAGGACCATCATGACGGCGGCGAGGAAGATCTGCACCGGACGCTTCAGGTCTCCGACCAGATCGTCGCGCAGCGGCAGGATCTCCGAGCGCCAGCCCTCGTTCTCGTTCGGGAAATCGCGCACCATCGCGGCGTCGATTCTGTACATGTCCGATCGCGCTTGGTCGATCGTGACGTTCGGCCGCAAGCGCCCAATGGCACCCGCGTAGCCGCGGTTGCCGTGCGCCTCGGCACCGGGGCGTGGCTTGAACGGAATCCACGCGTCACCGCGGTCAGGGAAGTTGAACCGCGGCGGCATGACGCCGACGATCGTGGTCATCTGGCTGCCGATCTCGACGCGTCGCCCGACGATGGTCGAGTCGCCTCCATACCGGCGCTGCCAGAGTCCATGGCTGATGAGCGCCACCGGCGGTGCGCCGGGCATGGTGTCGGTCGGGACGAACCCGTGGCCCAGCTCGGGCGCGACGCCGAGGATCGTCACGAGATTCGGCGTCATCTCGGCACCTTCGATACGCTCCGCCTCGCCGCCTTCTCCGGAGAAGGTGAGCGTCGTCCACGTCCACATGCCGAGTGCCGAAAATGCGCGGGTGCCGTCACGCCACGTTTCGTAGTCCGGCCACGACACGTTGACTCGATGATACGCGCGTCCCGGGTTTTCGCTGTACACCGCGACGAGATGGTCGGCGTCGGCGTACGGGAGCGCGCGTACGAGAATCGCGTAGGCGGCGGACGTGATCGCGCCCGTGGCACCGATGCCAAGCGCGCTGCAAAGGAGCGCGCTGATCGCGACTCCCGGTGTTCGACGCAGCGACCGAAGCCCGACGACGACGTCTCGCCAGATCTCATTCAACCAGTCGCCCAGCCGCCGTCGCCGGCGGATGCGCTCGTCGATCCGCACGGTTTGTTCGCGGATGGTGCGCTGATCGCCGAATTCCGCTTCCGCACGCGCGCGTGCGGTCGCGGGGTCGACGCCGCTCGCGACGAGATCGGCGACGCGGCTCTCGACATGGAATCGCAATTCGTCGTCGACGTCGCGGCCGGCGCTTCGCCGAACGAGAGTCAACGCGCGGAACCAACGTTCTTTGGATTCCGTCATGACGACGGCGCCTCCGCGGCGCGCAGCACCTTGGCGACGGCGGCGACGAAGTCGCTCCACTCCCCCGATTCGGCGCGCAGCTGCGTTCGTCCGGCCGGCGTCAGCCGGTACACCTTCGCGCGGCGATTCGTCGACGAGCGCTGCCAGTCGGATGCGACGAGGCTTCGTTCCTCGAGGCGGTGCAGAGCGGGGTAGAGCGACCCCTCACCGATCCGCAGCACCTCGCCGGTGAGCTGCTCGATCCAGCGCGCGATCGCGTAGCCGTGGGCCGGTCCCCAGCTCAGCGTCTTGAGGACGAGCAGGTCGAGCGTGCCTTGCAGAAGGTCGACCGATCTGGCCATAGACCCATCGGATGCCGAGGTATCGGCAACCTATGGTTCGGGCCGGGGCCGGTCAAGAGGCTCTCGCGTCAGGTCGGAACCGGCATGGCGAGCCGGTCGAATCCGTTCTGTAGTTGCTCGACGCCGGTCGCCGGCAGCTCGCAGACGCGGTTTCGGCACAAGTACGCGGTCGCCTTTCCGTCGATCGTCGTCCGATCCGCCAGCAAGGCAACGCCGGCGTTCGCGCCGGATTCGGGCCCGCCTGCGACGATGAACGAGGGCACGTACCTCGTCGCTGCCGCCTCCGCCATGGCCTGAAAATCGGGCCTCGTCGGATCGCCGACGATCGCCAACTCGACCGCACCGTTCACGAGCATGTCCGCGTTGCAAAGCATCTGTCCGAACGCCAACGGATACCGCGCGACTGCGGGGGCGATCGAGTTCGCGACCTTCGCCGCGCGATCGTACGCGCCTCGTTCGTCGAACAACTCCGCGAGACGCAGCAGCAGCTCCACGGCCAGCGACGTTCCGGATGGCGTCGCGTTGTCGTAGACGTCGCGCGGACGGGTGATGAGCGCTTCGTGATCCGCCGCCGTGTCGAAGAACGTGCCCTCAGCCTCGTTCCAGAACCATCGCGTCATCGAGGCGCCGAGCTCGCGTGCGCGCGCGAGCCAGCGATCGTCGAACGTGAGCTCGTAGACGGCGAGCGCGGCGAGGCCGGCGGCGGCGTGATCCTCGAGATAGCCGGCGATGCGCGCGCGACCGCCCGAGTACGACCGAAGCACGCGTCCGTCGACCACGAGCCGATCGAACAAAAACGTCGCGCCGTTCAACGCGAGCGCCGTGAACTCGTCGTCGCCGAAAGCGCGTGCTGCTTCGGCGAGCGCGCGAACCGCGAGGCCGTTCCACGACGCGAGAATCTTGTCGTCGCGTCCGGGCCACACACGCTTCGACCGAACCTCGTACAGCTTCGCCTTCGCGCGCTCGACGATTGGCTCCAGTTGTGCCACGTCGATCGAGAATTGGCGGGCCAGGGCGCGGGGATCGGCGCTCGCGACCGAAAGAATGTTCTTTCCCTCGAAGTTGCCGCCCTCCGTCGCGCCCCAATACGCGCGCATGATCGCCGCGTCGCCGCCGAGGATCGAATCCAGCTCGGCCGCATCCCAGACATAGAACTTGCCTTCGTGGCCTTCGCTATCCGCGTCGAGGCTCGAGTAAAATCCGCCCTCAGGCGACCGCATCTCGCGCGCGGCCCAACGAATCGTCTCGGCGACGATGCGCTTCACCTCCGCGTTCTTCGTCGCTTGCCAGAGGCGCGTACCGAGCCGGATGAGCAGCGCGTTGTCGTACAGCATCTTCTCGAAATGGGGCACGAGCCAGACGCGATCGACGGCGTACCGCGCGAAACCGCCGCCGACTTGGTCGTAGATTCCGCCGCGCGCCATTCGCAGAAACGACTGCTCGGCCATCGACAGCGCGTTCTCGATGCCGCGCCGAGCCCAATGCGTGAGCAGGAACTCGAGCGACATCGTCTGCGGAAACTTCGGCGCGCTCCCGAAGCCGCCATACGCTTCGTCGTACGCTCGGCTCATGAAGTGATAGGCTCCGTCGAGCAGTGCAGCCGAGATGGGCTCGCCGGCGACCGGCTGCGTGGCGACGTAGAGATCGCGCAGCGCGTCGACCGTGGCGGCGACTTCCGCCGGCTTCGCGCGATATGCCTCCGACACCGCCGTGAGGATTCGCTTGAACGACGGGATGCCGTGCCTATCCTCGCGCGGATAATACGTACCGCCATAGAACGGCGCGCCGTCCGGAGTGAGGAACACCGTCATCGGCCAGCCGCCGTGCCCCGTCATCGCCTGCACGGCCTGCATGTAGATCGAGTCGAGGTCGGGACGCTCCTCGCGGTCGACCTTTATGTTCACGAAGCGCTCGTTCATCAACGCGGCGGTCGTGTCGTCCTCGAACGACTCGTGCGCCATCACGTGGCACCAATGGCAGGCCGCGTAGCCGATGCTCAGCAGGATCGGCTTGTTCTCCGCCTTCGCCCGCTCGAGAGCTTCGGGCGACCAGGGGTACCAATCCACCGGATTCCCGGCGTGCTGCAACAGGTACGGACTGGTCTCGGTCGCCAGGCGGTTGGGCATTGTGAGATGCGGCTAGGCTCGTCAGTTTTGCGACACGATGCGCGACGCGTTCCTGAGAAGGTAATCCGCGATGGCCAAAGCGAGTCGCAAGACACCGCGCGCCGCACCGGCTCACGCGCACCACGAATCGCCTTCGCCACGGCTGCCATGGCACCGCCGCATTTCGTGGTGGGCCGTCGCGATCACGCTGGCCGTGATCGTGTC contains the following coding sequences:
- a CDS encoding thioredoxin domain-containing protein — its product is MPNRLATETSPYLLQHAGNPVDWYPWSPEALERAKAENKPILLSIGYAACHWCHVMAHESFEDDTTAALMNERFVNIKVDREERPDLDSIYMQAVQAMTGHGGWPMTVFLTPDGAPFYGGTYYPREDRHGIPSFKRILTAVSEAYRAKPAEVAATVDALRDLYVATQPVAGEPISAALLDGAYHFMSRAYDEAYGGFGSAPKFPQTMSLEFLLTHWARRGIENALSMAEQSFLRMARGGIYDQVGGGFARYAVDRVWLVPHFEKMLYDNALLIRLGTRLWQATKNAEVKRIVAETIRWAAREMRSPEGGFYSSLDADSEGHEGKFYVWDAAELDSILGGDAAIMRAYWGATEGGNFEGKNILSVASADPRALARQFSIDVAQLEPIVERAKAKLYEVRSKRVWPGRDDKILASWNGLAVRALAEAARAFGDDEFTALALNGATFLFDRLVVDGRVLRSYSGGRARIAGYLEDHAAAGLAALAVYELTFDDRWLARARELGASMTRWFWNEAEGTFFDTAADHEALITRPRDVYDNATPSGTSLAVELLLRLAELFDERGAYDRAAKVANSIAPAVARYPLAFGQMLCNADMLVNGAVELAIVGDPTRPDFQAMAEAAATRYVPSFIVAGGPESGANAGVALLADRTTIDGKATAYLCRNRVCELPATGVEQLQNGFDRLAMPVPT